One genomic segment of Roseivirga misakiensis includes these proteins:
- a CDS encoding DoxX family protein — MLNHTVVAFFARVLLGVIFLMQGIGKVFTWGLDGVYNSFKPYEDTFLPKFSIVFAAYYTSYAELICGALLIIGLFKNYALYALALVLLIVSFGHGLTSPIWDMSHVMWRSMLLIFLLVIPQEWDKWQIESLIRKEKS, encoded by the coding sequence ATGCTTAATCATACAGTAGTTGCCTTTTTTGCAAGGGTCTTACTTGGCGTTATATTTTTAATGCAGGGGATTGGTAAGGTCTTCACTTGGGGTCTCGACGGTGTTTATAATAGCTTTAAACCCTACGAAGATACATTTCTACCCAAATTCTCGATTGTATTTGCAGCTTACTACACGTCATATGCGGAGCTTATCTGCGGCGCCTTGCTCATTATAGGACTTTTTAAAAACTATGCCCTTTATGCGCTGGCCTTGGTACTTCTAATCGTATCATTTGGACATGGTTTAACCTCCCCAATCTGGGATATGAGCCACGTGATGTGGCGTAGTATGCTGCTAATTTTCTTGTTGGTGATTCCGCAAGAATGGGATAAGTGGCAAATAGAAAGCCTTATCCGAAAAGAAAAATCTTAG